CAGTTGATCGATGCCCTTTTGGCGGTCATAGCGTCCGACAAAAAGGAGTCGTTTTGGCTCCCGCCTTTCCTCGATCGGCGTCCACGGCGCATCATGTATTCCGTTGTAAATCATTCGGCACTTGTCGCGCGGCACGCCCGCCCATGCCGCCAGAGCATCCTCGTTCCGCGAGATGTTTATGATCGCGTCGGCGCGATACGACAGAAGTCTCTCAGCGAATCCATAGAACCTCTTTCGGCTGGCAGAGTTGTCCATGGCGAACGACCAACCGCGCGAACAGTATATGATCGGTGTTTCCGACTGAGCGAATTGTAGTCGGCCGACAGCACCGGCGAACGACGAATGAAGGTGGACGATGTCATATGAGTTTTCCAGCATGTGCTGACGCCAATGGCGATAAAGTTCCGCGAACCCCTTGATCGTTCGTTGGGTGTCGGGGAACAAGCAGACCCGGACGCCGGCGCATTCAATGAGGTGGCCGTGCCTTTGGGGGCAAAAGACCGACACCTCGTCGTAGGCACGCACCTGAAATGGCAGCAATTGGTTCAGATGGGTAGCCGGGCCGCCTATAAGCGTTTCAGCGAAATGAACGACACGCATAGCGAGCCTCTTCGATTGCGTTCACCGATATCCGTCGGCTCGCCGTTAGGAACCGCTGCGAAGCAGGTCGTCGAAGAAGGCAATCGTCTTGGTAAGCCCGTCGCGCAACTCGGTCGTCGGAGACCATCCGAGAACACTCTTCGCAAGACCGATATTAGGCTGGCGCTGCTTTGGGTCATCTTGCGGTAGCGGCCTTATGACGATCTGGGAACGACTGCCGGTCATCTCGATAACGATTTCGGCTAACTTGCGGATCGTAAATTCATTGGGATTGCCGAGATTGATTGGTCCAATGACCTCGCGATCCGTGAGCATCATCCGCGTGATGCCGTCCACTAGGTCGTCGACGTAGCAGAATGATCGCGTTTGACTGCCATTGCCGTAGACTGTGATATCTTCGCCCCTCAGCGCCTGGACGATGAAATTCGAGACTACGCGTCCGTCCGTCGGGTGCATGTTTGGACCATAAGTGTTGAAAATGCGCACCACTTTGATGGCAACATTATTCTGCCGGTGATAGTCGAAGAAGAGTGTCTCAGCGCAGCGTTTGCCTTCATCATAACAGGCCCGCAGCCCTATTGGGTTGACGCGTCCCCAATAGTCTTCCGGTTGCGGGTGGACGTCGGGATCGCCATACACCTCTGACGTGGAAGCCTGGAGAATTGGAACACGAAGTCGCTTAGCCAGCCCGAGCATATTGATGGCGCCCATGACGCTCGTTTTTGTCGTCTGCACGGGATCAAACTGGTAGTGCACAGGCGATGCAGGGCAAGCAAGATTGAAAATGCCGTCAACCTCCACAAAGAGCGGAAAGGTAACGTCGTGACGGAGAAGCTCGAAGTTCTCGTGATCGAGCAGGGGAATGATGTTCCGGCGGCGCCCGGTAAAGAAATTGTCCACGCACAAGACTTCATGACCGTCTTCGAGCAAGCGTGCGCAAAGATGCGAGCCTATGAAACCGCCACCGCCAGTCACGAGCATGCGCTTTGACATTTTGATTGCTCCGTAAGCTGAGACTCGCCGGAAGTGCGATCGCTATGTCGCGATCGAGACCGGTGATCAAACGATCTCGATCAACCATCCTTCGCTCCGGACGGTGTATGCATTAGCGAGACCAATTGCATCGCTCCTAACTCCCGTCCCGTTGTTCTTTTCCCGCTTCGACGGCGTCCCAATTGGCGGCCTCGAAGCACAACGGAATTCTCAAACTTATATCCGACTCACAGCGTGGGCGGAGCGTCGATTTGAACTATCGATAACACTTTCAAGGATGCTTCCGCCATTCGGGTGAAACTGTGTTCCACCCGTCGCGCATGTGCGATGTCGTGACATCGGCTACGCCGCAGTCAGAGCATCGCATCGCAGGGCGACCGACACCGACCGCCCAAGTAGGTCGAGCAGCACCTGTACCCGGCCCGATGCATCGAGATGTCTCAGCGTTCCCAGAAAGTCGGTGAACGGCCCGTCGATAATGCGAACGGATTGACCCACTTTGAGAGTTGGCAACGTAACCGCACAATCATCGCCGGCCCGACGCCGAAGGGCTTCGACAATGCCAACGGGCACCGGCTGGGGATTTTCACCAAACGCAATGAGCCTGGACACACCTCTCGTGCCGTTTACCGCGCGCCATGGTTCGCTCGAAATGTCCAGGTCAAGGAAGATGTATCCCGGAAACAGCGGGGCTAGAACGTGTGTGACCTTGCGGGCATGGCGAACTGTCTTACGAATTCGGGGGCAGAAGACGCGATAACCCTGCTGCTCGAGATGGAAAATCGCACGAGCTTCCGCGTGCGATTGGGTTTGGACAACATACCAACGTCTGCTGCGATATCCGCCCGTTTGGCCAACCCGCAGGAAGCTTGGCACGGCTTGATGTGGATGCCAAGCGTCGGCAGGTTCACATGACATGAGCCAACATTTCGACGCGGCCTTGGCTTCTGAAGTTGCCCATCGACTGCGAAACGCCCCTACAAAGCTGTAGCCAAAGACTAATTCAGTATTGCTGCATTGCACAAGCCTGAGGACTGTTGCGGGGCTTGTTTTTGTCTCCTCGGTTAATTCAGGTGTCCAAGATCGGGTCTGACTGTGGCCGATGCTGCGTCTTTCGAGCCCATTTCTGTCGTGCGCTGGGATTGCGCCACACCCAAGCCCAGCATGATCGCAAAAAGTGTACCCACAGCTGGCATTTGCAGACTGAAATCGACACTCGAATGGATTGCCACAAGCACAGCGGCGCAAAAACCCAGCAATGGGATGTGGCGATTGCGGCGGCGTGCGAAGGTTCCGCGTAGGCAGAGCATGGCAAGCCCGCCAAGCGCGACCCACCAGGCAATTGCCGCTGGGAGGCCAACGCCGGCTGCAAGCTCGAGGTAGTCGCAATGGGCCCTGTCCATGACGTAGGGCAGTGCTTGGCGGGCATAAAGCGGGTAGGCATCTTGAAATGTCCCAAGACCAAGGCCGCGCCAAGGCATATCGACGATCATCCGCCATGCGGCGTCCCAGAGCGCCAAGCGGATCTGGTCGGGATCTCCGGCGTCCGCCAATTTTGCGAACCGGTCTCCAAGGGTCTGACCGTTAAGAGCGATTGTTAGAAATATTGCAATAAGCGCGGCGGCGGCGGCGGCCATCGTCCAGAGCCGAAGCTCGGAGTGCCGGGCGAGGATCGTTGCGACCACAGCCATAACCAGAATTGCCACGGACGTCGCGACGAATCCGGCCCGCGAGGCGGACGCGATGATGGCGGTGAAGCACAGGATCACACCGAGAAGGGGTGGTGTTCCACGGCCAAAGGCGAAACGAAACGTCGTGAGAAACAGCTGACGCAGGCCTCTTCGCATCACAATGCTTTCGCGTCCAGCATCGAATGCTTTGACCAGCGCGGCAAGCGTGCCCAAGCCCTCGAATGTGGCAAAGCTGTTGTGTAGCATAAATGGTCCTGAAATGTACGGCCGGGGAAATGGCACCGCATAAATCAGCTCGGCTTGCGCGACGTCGAGGATGGCAAGTACGAAACCATAGAAGGCATAGAAAGTCGTGATGGCGACGATGGCGTTCAACAACGTCTTGGCGGCTTCTGATCTGCGTGCCAGTGAAAGCGTTAGCCAGAACGCCGCTACGTAACTTGCCAGTTTGAGGATCTCGGCTTTCGTTCGCCAGGGATCTATTGATATTGTTCCGGCCAGCGGTTTGCCCAGCGCCTGAGCGGCCATGCCCCATATTGGATGCGCCCAGTCGGCCGGAACAATCGGAAGAATCTGAATTCCGCACCAAAGCAATACCGAGAGAACCATCAGGCCGGAAAACCACACCAATCTGAAATTTCGAACGATTTCGCCCGGTTCCGCGATCATCGAAACAGACCAAAACAGCCAGGATACCGCTACGGCCATCTCGATCAGCGATGCCCCCCAGCTGACCGCGCTTCCCAACGGAAACGGCGCCCATGCGATGGTGGCAATCAGCGACCAAAGAGACAGACTTCGTGCCAAGCGCGCGAACGAACCAGTGCGGGGCTGATCAAGGACGACGGTAGAGACGACCGCTTCACTCATTGTTCTGGATCGGCGGCTCGGCGAAGTTCGCGCGAGAGCCATCGGTTTATTGCGCGCAAATCGTCGGGTCTTTTGGAGAAAGCCTGGGTTAGCAAGGCGACGCCTTCGGGCGAAGACAGAAGCATAGGAATGTACATGCGGAGCTCTTCATCGTCCCACAGCAATTGCGCTTGGCGCAGGGCTAACGCACGCGTTCCGGGATCGAGATCACGCCATTGCTGAGCGGCTTCCTGCGCTCGCGACCCGGCGAGCCAAAAATCATACGGAGCGAGTAGGAGCGCCTGCGATAGCGCGGTTGCCGCTCTAGTCTTGTCGATTGTCACCAGCGACGTCGATAGAAGCAACCAGCCGCGAGGAACAGTTGGCGCATCCCGAACGCCGCGCTCTAGTCGCTCAAGCTGGCTCGCGGCGGTGTTGCCCGCATCGATGGACGCTTCGGCCAACGCGACTTGCGCGCCGCCGTCCTGGTTGTTTGCACGAAGTAAAGCATTTGCTGCTCTTCTATAGGCCGCGACGGGCATTGGCATTTGGCGAATGATGTAGTTCGGCACCGGTATCGCCGAGTCGAGCGCCGCGCCATTTTGAAAGTGCGGCACCGCAAGGAAACCTAGCGCAATGCCGGGAACTCCCGCGAGAAATGCAATGAGCCCTTTCGTCGGTCCGGCGAGCGTCATCGCAACGACGGCCTTCCAACCAGCTAGCTGTAGTACTTGTTGTAGTTATAATAATTCTGATAGCCGTAGCTGTAATAGCGGAAGCGCTTGGAGTCGGCGCGGGTCAATGCGATGCCGACGACAGGCGCATGCACGTCAGCCAAGGACCGTAGCGCATTTACGGCTGCTTCCCGGGGCGTCTTCTCCCAGCGGACGACGAACAGCACGGCATCGGCCATTCGGCTGAGAATTTTCGTGTCGTTAACGGGCAGCATCGGTGCTGAGTCGATAATGACCATGTCGAACGCCTTAGACAGGTTGGTCACAAGCAAACGCATTGCCTGCGAGCTTAGCATATCGGAGGGGGTCGCAGGGGCCTTCAAACAGGGCAGCACGAAGACATCCGACTTTGTGTCTTTGATCAAACATTGATCGAGAGGCAGCTGGCCGAGCAGAACTTCGACGAGCCCATTTTGGAAATGGTCGCGGCCGAACGACTTGGCGACGTTCGGCCGGCGAAGGTCGCCATCGACGACAATCGTCTTGAGGCCGCCGCGTGCCGCGATTCGCGCGAGGCTCATAGCAACGGTGGTCTTTCCTTCGCCTGGAACCGATGAGGTGACGACGATCACCTTGGGCTGGTGGTCGACATTCGCCAGCGACAAGCCTAGCTGCAATCCGCGTATGGCCTCAGCGAACGACGACATGGGTTTCTCGACGACATAGTCTGCCGCTTCGCGACCTTCCTTGGCCGATCCCTCCAATTCTGGCACGGTCGACAGAACCGGGAGGCTGAGCAAGGCTTCGACCTGCTGCGTGGTGCGGAAGCCCGAGTCGAGACGTTCAAGAGCGAAAGCGAGCACTAGACCGAGGATGAGGCCGGCGGGTACGGCAATCCCCAATGTGAGGCCTTTCTTCGGAAAGCTCGGGGCTGTCGGGGTTGATGCATTCGAAATGATACGCGAATCCGGCGTCAAGATTCCTTCCTGGCCTTGCGTCTGGTTCAATTTGCCAAGAAACGCCTCGTACATTGAACGCGCGGACGTCGCCGCGGATTGCAAGGCCGTCAGCTGCACCGCATCCTGATTCTGCGACGCGCCCTGGTTTTCGAGAGAAGCCAAACTGCCCTGCAGCGAACCAACATGGGCGGCGGCGATAGATACGTCGTTTCGCGCCGAGTCGACGATGCGCTGAACTTCCTCGCTGATCTTCGCGTCGATGTTAGCCTTCTGTGCCTCCAGGTCGAGAATTTTCGGATGCCCGGGCAAGTACTTCGTCGACAGGTCGGCCAACTGCCGTGCGATATCGGATTCTTGCGATCGCAGAGCCCCGATCACCGGAGAAGCCATCGCCGCAGCGGAGTCCGCCGCCCGCCCGGCGCGCGCTAACGACAAGAGGCCGGAATAGGCGGCCTGCTTCTCGGCAAGCACGGTCTTGGACATGACCAGCTGGCTGTTAATGTCGGACGTCTGTTGCTCGACTACCGAAATGCCGTTGCCGGTACTCGTGATATTGTGTGCGGCTTTGTAACGCTGAACCGCTTCGTCGGCTTCCTCGGCCTTGCGCGAGAGCTCGCCAATACGAGCTGAAAGCCATTGCGTGGCTTTTTGCGTCGCGTCAAATTTCGCTTCCAGCTGGTCTTCGACGTACGCGTTGGCAATGCTGTTCGCAATCATGGCCGCCTTCGCCGGATCCTCTGACTGGAACGTGATGGTCATAGCCGTGGATAGGCCAATCGGGTCCACGGACAGCCGCGACAAAAGCCTGCGGCTGATAGCGTCGCGAGTAATATCTTGTCCCTGCGCTGCGGCTTGCGTTTCGCTGTCCCCGGAAATCCATTTGTACGGGTTGAGATATGATAGAAATGATGTCCAACCGCCCATCGTAGGGTTGAATTCCGGATCCTGGTCGAGCTTCAGCTTGTCGACGACCCGGCCAGCGAGCTCAAGGGATGTTAATATTTGAACCTGATTTTGGATCGTTGCTTGATCGCTTCCAAGACCAGTTAAGATCGCATCGGCGCTTTCGACATTGTTCTTCTGCTGGTCCAGCATCACAATCGCAGTTGCCGAATAAAGCGGGGTAATCAGGACGATCATCGCGGCGGCGAGCGCTGTAGTCGCGACGACCGCCGCCGCGATCAACTTCCATCTGACGCGGATGATGCGCAGGAAATCGACGAGACTGAACCCGGCGTTTTCCCGTGCGAAGGTCTCGGACAGAGTATCCGTCGGCTCTAGCTCTTCATCGGAGACGCGTTTCTGCATGTTCATCTGCATCACCGTACCAGGGGCCGGTTTGCAAGCACCTGTGTTTTGTTATACCGCGCGGGTTCCCGCCAATTGACGACCAAACAGTCTATCTCGCGCCGGTCCCAAAAAACCGCCTGCTCGCCACGTCCTTGCCTGACCTCGCTAGATGTGCAGAGAAAGACCAACGGCGATTTCGTTATCCGTATAGTCGACTCCAGAGAAGTTCGACGAGCGCTTGCTGAAGTTATAGTTTATCGTCGCGCTCATATAGCGATTTATCAGGTATTTGGCACCCACGCCGGCGCCAGGATAGTCGTCCGTACGGGAAGATCCGATCAAGCTGCTCTGGGTGTAGGATGCATAGCCCTGCAAAATGATGTTCCTGCGAAACTCATAGTCAGCGCTTAGCTTGACGAGCCTGTCGTCACTGGCCGATACGCCGCCCAGCGTCACGTCGGAAACTTCATGCGACCCGGTCAGATGCACGGTCAGGACCGGTGTCGCGAACCAGTCAAGGTTGACGCCATAGTCCAGGCCGGAAATGTTCTTCAACGGCAGAGCGAAATCTTGGGTCAGATAGCCCAAATAAGCCTCGCCAGACAACAAATGCGTGAGCTGGACCGTCAGTCCGGCATCGAACCGATAGCCGTTCGAAGAGCGGTGCGCGCCCGTCCGATCCAAGAACTGGTCGAACTGCCGTGAGTTGTAAAGCGCCCTCACAAACCCGGTATAGCCCGGTGAGAAATCATAGTTGACCTTGGCGAAGCCCTGGAAAACATCTTCGTTGCGGTCGGAGTTGAACAAGATGCCGCCACCGACCCGCGGCGTGTTCAGCCAATCGTAACGGTCAAAGCTAGCGCCGGCGCTGAATCCAAGCCGATTGGGCTGGTAGCGCGCCGTACTGTCGGCGTGGGCTTTGTTGTAGCGGTTCGGCGATGCCTGAAAGCCCACGGTGTTCGCCGAACTCAGCGATTCGTGGTACTCGCCATATGAAACGTTGGCCGATAGATCAGCGGCGCGTGATATGTCCAGACGGCCGTCGCTGCCGACCGACCAGTCCGTCAGATTGAGGTGGCTGAAGCTCGAATAGTTGTAATTGTCGACCCCGCCATAGACCTCAAGGAAATGGCGACCCCATTGCGACATCAGTCGAAACGACGGGGCTTCCTCGAAATACCAGTCCGAACTCGCCGCTGGCCTCTTGAAGACGTTGTCATCGTAATTGGCGCTGGCATCCAGCATCGGGTACAAGCGGAAGGCCCCCAGCGGTATGCCTTTGGCGTCGTATTCCGGCCGGTGGCGTGTCATCACGCCGTCATCCTGGGCGGTCATGCCAATAAGTGTTGGCGTCGTGTCGTCATCAGCGATGGCGGGGACGGCGAAACCCGTTACACCCGCGCCAGCGACGGTAAAGCCCACGATAAGCGCGGCGCGGCGCAGCGCGCGCTGCACGGGTTCCTTGTTCCAGGAACGGCGTGCGCCTACCGCGGCACGCCGCCATGCGGTCGTCTCGACCGCAGCAAGCACGGCCGACAATTCCGCGAGTGCGTCGTCTATACGGCGAAGGCTTGCAGCGCGGGGATCATTTGCCGCGATGCGCTGCGATAGCGCCTCGCGCAGCAATACCAATTCGGCAAGGGCGCCGGCCAATTTATCGGAAAGCATTTCATCGTCTTGCTGGGAACCACCCGCGAGACGTTGGGCAAGCAGTGAAAGACAGCCTGCAATACGTTCTAGCGGATTCGTCCTCGAATCGCTGTTTGCAGCTGGCGCCGCGATAACTTTGCATTGCCGCGGCGGACCACTCATCAACACCACCCCACCCTTATTTAATCTTCAATCGATCTCAATTGATATATTGCCGGCGAGTTACAGGCTGGTGCATGACGGATTAAGACACCCCCCGCCGCTTCCACTGCTGCCACCCGAGAAATTGCCGGTGTTGGTGCTTGTCAGGTTCCCGCCGGTCTGACTCGTCGCTGACGGACTTCCGCCGGCGATCGACGCGAGACTGGCATAGCCAAGCGACGACGTCGTCGTTTCGTAAGCTGCAATTTCGTCTGCCTTGCCTTCATTGGCCAAGGTCGACGCGATCACCGATGCAGCGCCGATGTTGGCTGTAGCGATAATGGCCGAAGCCTGGCCAAGGCCAATGCCGATCTCGAGATTTGTGGCACCGGCGGATTCTGCGATCGTCAGGATCGCAGATGTGATCGAGGCGGCGGCATCGGCGCCGTAGGTCGCAAGGGCATTCTGGGCAGCCGTCGAGATGGCCAATTCAATCGCCGCGGGATCGCCATTGGCGATCTGGATGGCCGCCGTCAGCGATGTTTGAAGGGAAAACGTCTGACTGGTTGTCAGCGAAGTTGCCGCGAAGGCCGGCGCGATCATCGCGAACTCGGCGACGCCGACCGAGGAACTCACCAACGCCACACTGAGCGCCAGAGACGCGGCGCCGGAACGCAGCGACTTTAGGAAAGACTTCTTCATGGCAAACCCCTCCAAAAACACCTACTACGAGCATTCATCTGCAATCTTCGATTGCAGCCCTCGCAGTTGCAGCATGATACTAGCCGAAAAAGATCAAGCTCTCAATGCAGCCAAGCCTTCACTTTGAAACATGCTCAATGCGGTTTGATCAAAAATAGGCGCAAATTTTTTGGCTGTCTCTTTCTTGCAACCCAGATTTGGTGCAACCCGCTCATGCGCTGGCTTTTCATCCATCGGGACGGGAACTTTCAAAACAAGTCCAATCCGGTCGATTTCAAAAAATCCTCTCGCCAATCCGAACGATGTCGCCGGGATAGATGCGAGTCGATGCGTTTGCCGGAAACGCCTCCTCCTTTGTCGTGCCGTTGCGGCGGATATACACGTCGGAGTCGTCCGCCCGATAGGTGTAGCCGCCGGCCAGAGCAACAGCGCCCAGCGCATTCAGGCCATTTTCAAAGGGATATTCGCCCGGCTTGTTCACCTCGCCCATGATGTAAAACGGCCGATAGTTCTCTATCTGGGCACTGACCTTGGGATCGCGAAGATATTTGCTGCCAAGCATCGTCTGAACTTCAATGACGAATTCATGGATTGTGAGGCCAGCCGCCTTCACCTGCCCGACCAGCGGCAATTGCACTTGCCCGGACCCATCGACGAAGAACTCGCCGCTCAGATCATCCTCGCCATAGACCGTCACTTTGACCTTGTCGCCCGTGCCCAAGTGGTAATTTTCATCGACGAACACCGGTCCAGTTCCCAGTGGGGTTACCGGCGGAGCCGCCGCTTCGGAAGGCGGCGGCGCATCCGTTATTTGGGTGCTGGGGCCCGGCAGAGCCGATTCTGCAGCAGCAGGCGCCAAGCCCGCCAGAAACACGACGAGAATCGCAAACATCGCCGCCGTAACGGCGCGAACTTCTGGACAGAAGCGGTTCATTCTTGTCATTTCCCAAAATCGAGCAGTCTTATGCCCCACCAAGCAAGGACCGTTCCTCACGACAGAACGGCATCCGCGCCGGCCCTCGCCGTTGCCAGAAACGTGCAACTCTCCCCTTCCAAGACGGCAGCCGTAAGGCAACCGGTCGCGTGCGCTCCGGTATCGACCCCGATCCGGTTTCGCCGCCGCACTGGCATTTGCGTCGGGGTGTGACCATGTACGACAACCTTGCCGAACCGGCGACTGGACAACAAGAAATCGTCACGAATCCACAGCAGGTCTTCCGGCACCTGCGCATCCAGCGGAATGCCCGGGCGGATCCCCGCATGCACGAACAAATAGTCGCCTTCTTCGTGCATCAATTTCAAATCGCCGAAAAACTGCAGATGCGACGGCGGGCATTTCGCTGCGAGCTCGTCCCTGGCTTTCGAAAAAGCCGTTTCGTCGTCGAACCGCGGCGGCATCACGCCATAGCTGAGGAGCGTCTCGGGCGCGCCGAAATTGCGCCAGGCCCGGTAGAAGTTCGGATCGCCGAGGAAATCCAGAAATGCCTGATCATGGTTGCCGCGCAGAAAGGTCGTTTCCCATCCCGGCAGACGCAGATCGATGAGATAGTCGACGACCTCCTTCGACCGCGGGCCCCGATCGATGTAGTCTCCCAAGAGGACAAGCGAATTCACCGCAGGCTCGCCGTTGGCGGCGTAGTCGCGAAGTTGTCCTATCAACCGTTCCAGCAGATCGAGGCGTCCGTGTACGTCGCCCACCGCGAACACGCGCCGGCCGGCGGGCACCGCAGGTGCTTTCGCATTCTGGCCCAACAGGCGGGCAAGCCAGCCGCTGCGCTCGTTAATCACTGCCGCTTTTGTCGTCATGGTATCTCGCTGAACGCCTATTTTAGATTTTTCTAGTTCGCGACCGCAACAAGCGTCTAAGCAATTGGAAAACAGGCTTCTATCACACCAGCCAGGACGCGGATCAGCGTCAATAAGATCATTCGAATTTTAATCAAACGATCCGAAAATGCGTATTAAATACAGATACTTAGCTTAAACCGACCGAAATCGGCCCCTGCCTAGTCTCGCCCGCGAATTGAAGGGCAGAGACCGGTGGACCAGACGCTTTCAAGATTCATGGCGATCGTCGCTCTCGCCATTGCGGTGTCGGGATGCGCGACCGCGGACCTGCCGGTCGCCTCCATCCCGTCGGGGCCGGTGCCGGCCATGCCATCGGCCGTTTCGAGCCTCGCCGCACCTCTCGCCGATCCTATGCCCGCGTCGGCCAGCGCCGCCGTCACTCCTGGCGGCTATGTCAGCTTTTGTCTGCGGTTTCCCGACCAGTGCGAGACCACGCCTAACGCGCCGACCTCGATTGCATTGACGCCTCAAGCTTGGGCAACGCTCGCAAAGGTCAATTCCGACGTCAACGCCGCGATCTGGCCGGAAGACGACAGCCGCCACTATGGCCGTGTCGAATATTGGACGATTCCGTCGGACGGCTATGGCGATTGCGAGGACTATGCCCTGACCAAGCGCAAGAATCTGGCGGGCTTGGGCCTGCCGCTCTCAGCCTTGCGGATAGCCGTGGTTGTCACACCCAGCGAGGTCCGGCATGCCGTCCTGACGGTGGTGACGGACAAGGGGGACTTTGTGCTGGACAACCTCACCAATGACATTCTGCCCTGGGACCAAACCGGCTTTACCTGGATCGAACGGCAGGCGCCCGGCAATGCGATGGCCTGGGTGTCCCTGAGGCCTGCGGATCGGATGCTGGCTTCAACGGGCGACAGCATGATCACCGGCGGCACGCATTAAGGGCAGCCGAGACAATCCCACTATACTGAAGCACATGGCCGATTGGAGCGCTGATAGGCCGTAGTCTTCGCCGGTCTGCTGTTTATCGGGAAGTTTTTCGCGAAGGGCGCCGGAGACGTTCACAGATCTCTGTCACGTCAGGCGATCAGATTCTGTCCAGCAATCTAGCGCAGGATAAGAACAACCGTCGCAGCGGCCAGCCAGAAGAAGCCGCAGCTTGTCACGACGAAGCGCAGTGTCTTTCCCGCGCCCCACCGACCCTCGTCATCAAGCGGCTCGTTGCCGAACATGAGCGCAAGCTCGGACAATGCCCGGTTAGCCGGGCCGCCGCCGCGTTGATCGACGGACGGCAGAATGACGCCTTCATCGAGGATCGGAGCGGCTGTCGAACCGATGAATGGGGCACGTTGTGCCATCGGCACTCTTTCGACCAGGGAATATTTCCAGCCCTCAGCTTCGCAGTAAGTCGTTAATCGGCCGTAAAACAGTGCTGAATAATATTCAGGCCGATGGTGCCCAATGGCCGGTCCGGCAGACGCGTCACCGGGAAAAAATCTTTAGGATTTCGCTCCGCATTTGTTCACTTTATGTTCCGACATGGGGTGCCTCCGCTGGAAACGTCGTCCACCATCTCTTCATTCTTGGTTCGCACTGCCTTGGCGCG
Above is a window of Rhizomicrobium sp. DNA encoding:
- a CDS encoding O-antigen ligase family protein; this translates as MSEAVVSTVVLDQPRTGSFARLARSLSLWSLIATIAWAPFPLGSAVSWGASLIEMAVAVSWLFWSVSMIAEPGEIVRNFRLVWFSGLMVLSVLLWCGIQILPIVPADWAHPIWGMAAQALGKPLAGTISIDPWRTKAEILKLASYVAAFWLTLSLARRSEAAKTLLNAIVAITTFYAFYGFVLAILDVAQAELIYAVPFPRPYISGPFMLHNSFATFEGLGTLAALVKAFDAGRESIVMRRGLRQLFLTTFRFAFGRGTPPLLGVILCFTAIIASASRAGFVATSVAILVMAVVATILARHSELRLWTMAAAAAALIAIFLTIALNGQTLGDRFAKLADAGDPDQIRLALWDAAWRMIVDMPWRGLGLGTFQDAYPLYARQALPYVMDRAHCDYLELAAGVGLPAAIAWWVALGGLAMLCLRGTFARRRNRHIPLLGFCAAVLVAIHSSVDFSLQMPAVGTLFAIMLGLGVAQSQRTTEMGSKDAASATVRPDLGHLN
- a CDS encoding UDP-glucuronic acid decarboxylase family protein, with product MSKRMLVTGGGGFIGSHLCARLLEDGHEVLCVDNFFTGRRRNIIPLLDHENFELLRHDVTFPLFVEVDGIFNLACPASPVHYQFDPVQTTKTSVMGAINMLGLAKRLRVPILQASTSEVYGDPDVHPQPEDYWGRVNPIGLRACYDEGKRCAETLFFDYHRQNNVAIKVVRIFNTYGPNMHPTDGRVVSNFIVQALRGEDITVYGNGSQTRSFCYVDDLVDGITRMMLTDREVIGPINLGNPNEFTIRKLAEIVIEMTGSRSQIVIRPLPQDDPKQRQPNIGLAKSVLGWSPTTELRDGLTKTIAFFDDLLRSGS
- a CDS encoding polysaccharide biosynthesis/export family protein, translating into MNRFCPEVRAVTAAMFAILVVFLAGLAPAAAESALPGPSTQITDAPPPSEAAAPPVTPLGTGPVFVDENYHLGTGDKVKVTVYGEDDLSGEFFVDGSGQVQLPLVGQVKAAGLTIHEFVIEVQTMLGSKYLRDPKVSAQIENYRPFYIMGEVNKPGEYPFENGLNALGAVALAGGYTYRADDSDVYIRRNGTTKEEAFPANASTRIYPGDIVRIGERIF
- a CDS encoding outer membrane beta-barrel protein, with the translated sequence MLSDKLAGALAELVLLREALSQRIAANDPRAASLRRIDDALAELSAVLAAVETTAWRRAAVGARRSWNKEPVQRALRRAALIVGFTVAGAGVTGFAVPAIADDDTTPTLIGMTAQDDGVMTRHRPEYDAKGIPLGAFRLYPMLDASANYDDNVFKRPAASSDWYFEEAPSFRLMSQWGRHFLEVYGGVDNYNYSSFSHLNLTDWSVGSDGRLDISRAADLSANVSYGEYHESLSSANTVGFQASPNRYNKAHADSTARYQPNRLGFSAGASFDRYDWLNTPRVGGGILFNSDRNEDVFQGFAKVNYDFSPGYTGFVRALYNSRQFDQFLDRTGAHRSSNGYRFDAGLTVQLTHLLSGEAYLGYLTQDFALPLKNISGLDYGVNLDWFATPVLTVHLTGSHEVSDVTLGGVSASDDRLVKLSADYEFRRNIILQGYASYTQSSLIGSSRTDDYPGAGVGAKYLINRYMSATINYNFSKRSSNFSGVDYTDNEIAVGLSLHI
- a CDS encoding polysaccharide biosynthesis tyrosine autokinase: MNMQKRVSDEELEPTDTLSETFARENAGFSLVDFLRIIRVRWKLIAAAVVATTALAAAMIVLITPLYSATAIVMLDQQKNNVESADAILTGLGSDQATIQNQVQILTSLELAGRVVDKLKLDQDPEFNPTMGGWTSFLSYLNPYKWISGDSETQAAAQGQDITRDAISRRLLSRLSVDPIGLSTAMTITFQSEDPAKAAMIANSIANAYVEDQLEAKFDATQKATQWLSARIGELSRKAEEADEAVQRYKAAHNITSTGNGISVVEQQTSDINSQLVMSKTVLAEKQAAYSGLLSLARAGRAADSAAAMASPVIGALRSQESDIARQLADLSTKYLPGHPKILDLEAQKANIDAKISEEVQRIVDSARNDVSIAAAHVGSLQGSLASLENQGASQNQDAVQLTALQSAATSARSMYEAFLGKLNQTQGQEGILTPDSRIISNASTPTAPSFPKKGLTLGIAVPAGLILGLVLAFALERLDSGFRTTQQVEALLSLPVLSTVPELEGSAKEGREAADYVVEKPMSSFAEAIRGLQLGLSLANVDHQPKVIVVTSSVPGEGKTTVAMSLARIAARGGLKTIVVDGDLRRPNVAKSFGRDHFQNGLVEVLLGQLPLDQCLIKDTKSDVFVLPCLKAPATPSDMLSSQAMRLLVTNLSKAFDMVIIDSAPMLPVNDTKILSRMADAVLFVVRWEKTPREAAVNALRSLADVHAPVVGIALTRADSKRFRYYSYGYQNYYNYNKYYS
- a CDS encoding glycosyltransferase; its protein translation is MRVVHFAETLIGGPATHLNQLLPFQVRAYDEVSVFCPQRHGHLIECAGVRVCLFPDTQRTIKGFAELYRHWRQHMLENSYDIVHLHSSFAGAVGRLQFAQSETPIIYCSRGWSFAMDNSASRKRFYGFAERLLSYRADAIINISRNEDALAAWAGVPRDKCRMIYNGIHDAPWTPIEERREPKRLLFVGRYDRQKGIDQLLEAMETLSRHGFALETIGGQVVGKPLVDKFPDYIVNRGWQNASEVQKAMGAADIIVVPSRWEGFGFVAVEAMRAGRPLVVSNVGGLSEIVVDGETGVLCAPNSSDAIIEGVLRLSKMNVRQLGINGRKRFEMLFTAERMFNEIDRTYRDVLGSRGLLATTGHVSQTTRMECSS